The genomic segment ACCACGATGTTCACCACCTCGGTGTGTACGGGCGCACTGTTGCTGGCTGCCGCCGGATTGCTGGACGGGCTCAGCGCCACCACCCATTGGCGCGCAGCCGATCTGCTCAACGAGCTGGGTGCACGCTACGTGCCCGACCGGGTCGTCGAGCATCTACCGCAACGCATCATCACGGCCGCGGGGGTGTCCAGCGGCATCGATATGGCGTTGCGGTTGGCCGAGCTGCTCGTTGACCGAGAGGCGGCGCAGGCCGCGCAGCTGATGATCGAATACGACCCACAGCCGCCGTTCGACTCCGGCTCGCTGGCCAAGGCCGACGAGGCCACCAAGGCCCGGGCCGAGGAATATGGGCGAGCCCGGCAATAGCGGGGTAACGGGAAAGACATAAGGCGTAGCGGCGGCCGGGCCGGTGCGACGGCGCCGCTGTTTCCTGCGGTCGCTGCCCGGATTTTTGGGGGCCGGCCGGTCGTCCGGTACCCTGGGGCGGTTGCCGACGCAGGCGACTCTCCTGCCACGGATCGACCGTGGCCGCTAAGACCAGAGGAGGTGGTGAGGTTTCCATGCGTCCATACGAAATCATGGTCATTCTTGACCCCACACTTGACGAGCGCACTGTTGCTCCGTCCCTGGAGACGTTCCTGAACGTCGTCCGTAAAGACGGTGGATCCGTCGACAAGGTGGACATCTGGGGTAAGCGCCGGCTTGCCTACGAGATCGCCAAGCACGCCGAGGGCATCTACGTCGTCGTCGACCTGAAGGCGGAGCCGGCGACGGTGTCCGAGCTCGACCGTCAGCTCAGCCTCAACGAGTCGGTGTTGCGCACCAAGGTGATGCGCACCGACAAGCACTGAGACCGTTAGCGCGCATGCTGCCCGTCGTCGGCGGGTGTGCGTAGGCTCAGCGAGAACACGCTCATGACCGTCAACCGTCCCCAGGCGAGAGCCGGGACGGATCCAGGAGGACCCAGTGGCTGGTGACACGATCATCACCGTTGTCGGAAACCTGACTGCCGACCCTGAACTGCGGTTCACGCCGTCAGGGGCTGCCGTCGCGAACTTCACCGTGGCGTCGACACCGCGGACGTTCGACCGCCAGAGCGGGGAGTGGAAGGACGGCGAGGCGCTGTTCCTGCGATGCAACATCTGGCGCGAAGCTGCCGAGAACGTCGCGGAAAGCCTCACCCGTGGCTCACGGGTGATCGTCACCGGTCGGCTCAAGCAGCGTTCGTTCGAGACCCGCGAAGGTGAGAAGCGCACCGTCGTCGAGGTCGAGGTCGACGAAATCGGGCCCTCGCTGCGGTATGCCACCGCCAAGGTCAACAAGGCCAGCCGCAGTGGCGGCGGAGGCGGCGGTTTCGGTAGCGGCGGTGGATCCCGCCAATCGGCCCCCGCCCAGGCGGGCGGCGGTGCACCGGCGGACGACCCGTGGGGCAGTGCCCCGGCATCGGGTTCCTTCGCCGGCGGCGACGAAGAACCCCCGTTCTGACGTCAAACACCGGCAAACCACACAAGACCAGTAGCAAACGGAAAGTAAAAACACATGCCCAAGTCCACGAAACGGCGCCCGGCTCCCGAAAAGCCGATCAAGACGCGTAAGTGCGTCTTTTGCTCGAAGAAGGGGCAATCGATCGACTACAAGGACACGACACTGCTGCGCACCTACATCAGTGAGCGCGGCAAAATCCGGGCCCGCCGGGTCACCGGTAACTGCGTGCAGCACCAGCGCGACATTGCCATCGCGGTGAAGAACGCCCGCGAGGTGGCTCTGCTGCCCTTCACTTCGTCGGCGCGATAGCCGCCGACGTCCAACCGAAAGTACGAAAACGATGAAGCTGATTCTGACGGCCGACGTCGACCATCTCGGCACCGTTGGCGAGACTGTCGAGGTCAAGGACGGATACGGTCGTAACTTCCTGCTCCCGCGTGGCCTGGCGATCGTCGCCTCGCGCGGGGCGCAGAAGCAGGCCGACGACATCCGCCGGGCCCGTGAGACCAAGGCCGTGCGCGATCTCGGCCACGCCAACGAGATCAAGACGGCGATCGAGGCGCTCGGCCCGGTCTCGCTGCCGGTGAAGACGGCCGCCGATTCGGGCAAGCTGTTCGGCTCGGTGACGGCCGCGGATGTCGCCGCAGCAATCAAGAAGGCCGGCGGCCCGAATCTCGACAAGCGCATTATTCGGTTGCCCAAGTCGCATATCAAGGCGGTCGGCACCCATTCGGTGGCGGTGCATCTGCACCCCGAGATCAATGTCGACGTTGCGCTCAACGTCGTCGCGGATAGCTAACTCGCCACCGCTCGTTCATATCCGGCGGCTGTCGTTAATCGGCGGCCGCCGGATTTTGTCGTGTCAGCGGAACGCCTCCAGGCGCCCCTGTGGATGGTCGTGCTGGCGAACTATTTGGGTGACGTCGCCTAGTGGACCCCTTAACCCCCTCGTAACGCGGCGAAAATACGGCCGAAAGCCAACACGCCCGGCGCAGTAACCTGCGGCGACACGCCGAAGAGATTCTTCTCCACACGAATTAACCGCCTCTGTACGACCCTTATCTGCAGGGATGTCGCTGCGCCGCGATTTGTTCCACAGGTTCTCCACACCCCACTCAACACAGGTGTCGATGGATATGCACACACGATGCACAGCCTTATGAACAACGGCCCTTTCACCGGCGGGCCAGCAACGTTTACGGTCTTCCCGGCGCAAGGCTTTGCGGGCGCATGGAACCGGACTGGGAGTGCCCTGATCGACGTTGTTGAGTGTCGCCTATCGAATGTATGTTCGTATCATGGTTACCTGAGGGAGGTGTGAGTCCGTGGCTGTCGTAGATGACCTGGCGCCCGGGATGGGCTCGCCGCCGCCCAGCGAGGAGTTCAGCCGGCAACCGCCGCAGGATCTGGCCGCCGAGCAGTCGGTGTTGGGCGGGATGCTGCTGAGCAAGGACGCCATCGCCGATGTGCTCGAGCGGGTGCGGCCCGGCGACTTCTATCGTCCCGCACACCAGAACGTCTACGACGCGATCCTGGACTTGTACGGGCGCGGCGAGCCCGCCGACGCCGTGACCGTGGCCGCCGAACTGGACCGCCGCGGAATGCTGCGCAGGATCGGCGGAGCGCCCTATCTGCACACCCTGATATCGACGGTGCCGACCGCCGCCAACGCCGGGTACTACGCCGACATCGTGGCCGAGAAGGCGCTGCTGCGCCGGCTTGTGGAGGCCGGAACGCGGGTCGTGCAGTACGGCTACGCCGGTGCCGAGGGCGCCGATGTCGCCGAGGTGGTGGACCGGGCCCAGGCGGAGATCTATGACGTTGCCGAGCGGCGAACCTCGGAGGATTTCGTTCCGCTCGAGGATCTGCTGCAGCCGACGATGGACGAGATCGACGCCATCGCCTCGAACGGTGGGGTAGCGCGCGGCGTGCCGACCGGTTTCACCGAACTCGACGAGGTGACCAACGGTCTGCACGCCGGGCAGATGATCATCGTGGCGGCTCGTCCTGGGGTGGGTAAAAGCACGCTGGGTCTGGATTTTTTGCGGTCGTGTTCGATCAAGCATCGAATGGCCAGCGTCATCTTCTCGCTGGAAATGAGTAAGTCCGAGATCGTGATGCGGCTGTTGTCGGCGGAAGCGAAAATCAAGCTCGCCGACATGCGTTCGGGGCGGATGAACGACGACGACTGGACGCGGCTGGCGCGGCGGATGAGCGAAATCAGTGAGGCGCCACTGTATATCGACGACTCCCCGAACCTGACCATGATGGAGATCCGGGCCAAGGCGCGCCGGCTCAAGCAGAAGGCCGACCTGCGTCTGGTCGTCGTCGACTATCTGCAGCTGATGTCGTCGGGCAAGAAGGTCGAGTCGCGGCAGCTCGAGGTTTCCGAATTCTCAAGGCATCTCAAGCTGCTGGCTAAGGAGCTCGAGGTTCCCGTCGTCGCGATCAGTCAGCTGAACCGCGGTCCCGAGCAGCGCACCGACAAGAAGCCGATGCTGTCGGACCTTCGTGAGTCGGGATCGCTGGAGCAGGATGCCGACATGGTCATCCTGCTGAACCGGCCGGATGCCTTCGAGCGTGACGATCCGCGCGGGGGAGAGGCCGATTTCATTCTGGCCAAGCACCGCAACGGGCCGACGAAGACGGTCACCGTCGCCCACCAGCTGCACCTGTCGCGCTTCGCCAACATGGCCCGGTAGGAGTCGCTCCGCTGCAGCCGCCCAGCGCCCGCGCGGCCCTGCATCTCCGGTGGATTCAGGCCGTGTGGGGTTGATCCCGTGTGGCGCAGACTTGGGTTGTCATCGGGCGGCGACGAGGCGCCGAGGTGTTTCGGTCCTATTTTGAAGGGGGCCGTGTCCCAGGGGTGGGGGGAGTTTTAGGTGCTCGACGTCCGGGGGCGGCCGCTGCCGGCAATTCCAGCGAACGCCTTAAGTATTGGGTGAGTTCGAGTGCCACATCGTCAGCGGGCCTGTCGAATTCGCTATTGACCCAGTCGGTTAACCAAACTTGCAGTGCTGACACCACGAGGCCCGCTAACAGCGATGGCCGCATGGGGGGAACTCCTTCGGATTCGACTGCGTCGTGCGCCAGCGCGACCATTGTGTCGATGCCGGTACGCCAGGCGTCGCGCTGGTTGCCGCGGCCCCAATTGTGGCCGCCTGTGGCCCAGCTCAATCCTTCGCTGACGTGAATGCGCAAGTAGTTGGGATGTTCGGCGAAGTAGGTGACGAGCGCATGAAGCGATGCGAACAGTCGTTGGACCGGCGAAGTGCAATCAGCTATGGCTTGTTGTCCTGCGGAAATGAATTCTTCGACGCGCTGCTGATTGAGGACGTCCCATATTTCGTCCTTGCCGGCGAAGTGTTTGTACAGCGTCGCCAGGGATACATCGGCGGTGCGCGCGATGTTTGCGACCTTGGTCTTTTCGAACCCGGCCCTGGCGAACTCGTACTCAGCGGCTGAAATGATCTGCATCCGATACATTTGCCGGCGGGTTTCGTGAATGCTGGGGACGTTCACCGGTATCGAGTCACTGTGCCATACCGTCCTTCGGGCCTGGGTACTGACTGCTCGAGCATAATTGACCCGTCAGAGAGTTCCTGTGACCACCGGCGATGGGCCTGACGTGCGTTGCTGAGACTTGCCGTCACGTTCTATTTGTCCCACTTCTGGCCCGCGTGTGTCATCTTGGCACGCCCTTACCAGCCGAACACGATGAGAACGGTGGGCATCAGCGCGGCACCGAATATCGAGATCACGACCGTGCACACGATTGCCAGGACAACGAGACCCCTTGTATGGCGCGGTATCTCGATGAGATACGAGGGTTGAGCGTCGACTTGCGCTTGTGTGAGAGAAGTGTCGGCGGGTCACCTAACCGAGTGGCCAGCCAGTAGGCTGCGGCGATCAGGGCGCTTAGGGTGAGTGGGATCACGACCGCAATAACGAGGGCGTCTCCCCGAAACCCGTTTCCCCCATGACTGGTATCCACTGCTTCTGGGCGGGGACGGCCCGAGTGCCGTCCGTATCCGTGCTGCAACGCCTGAGTGACGTTGATGGTGATGAAGAATGTGAAAAGTGCTGGCCCGGAACGCATAAAGGCGACGATCGCTTCGCGCCTTTTGGGTAGACGCGACTGATCCGGTGTCCGCGCCGTGCCGCGGCTTCGGTGCTGGGCACAGGTATCGGGGTTGGTGTCTGTGGGCGCTGATGCAATACGTCCGGTTGTCACGCGCCCGAACCGGCCGGCGTCACTGATCACGGTCAAACGCTTCTTCGGATGTTCGTTAGGCATGGCGACCACGCGCGTTGTGTTGCGAATTCGCGGGGTGCTTGCTTGGATCGAGTCGGCCTGGTGCTTCTTGGGAGGATTAGCACGCTTGAGCCCCGTCTTGTTGGTGGTTCATCGTTGGTGGGTTCGCAAGGCGATCATGAGGGCGGTTGCTTTGGCCAGTGTTGTTGCGTCGTTGGAGCGGGTCAGCTCGGCGCTGAGGAAGGTCTTGCGTCCTTCGATGACGTCGATTCGGGCGGTGACCTGCAGTGGGGTGTCGGTCAAGACGTAATCGGTGTAGTCGACGTGGAGGTAGGCGGTGCGGCTGATCGGGCGGCCGGCGGCGTCGATGGTGAGGGCGAAGTGCCAGTCGAAAAGTAGCGGTAGCGCGCCACCGAGGACGACGTCATGGGCGCCATGGTAGAAACGGCCGAACTTACCCTGCAGGACAACACCTTTGGCGCTAGTGGTGTGGATGGTGAACGCTGGTATCAGTGGGTTCCCAAAGCCGGGTAGTGCGGCATCGCGACCGGCTGGGGCCTGTGTTTCAGGTGCCCGATTCTGGGTCAGGATTGTCGTGAGTCGGCGCAGTTGAGTTGCCGCCGCTCTCCACACGGCCGCGTCGGGGTTCGCCGACTGCGTGGCGTCTTGTAGTTCCCGCAGGTTCTGGATGTACTCCACGAATTCAGGGCTGGCAGCCTCGGGTCGATACTGTGAGAAGTCAAAGGCGGGTGATGTCATCGTGTCCGTTCGCGGCTATGCGGCGCCAGGGTCCTTTTGATTGGCGGATGTCGCTGACCGTCGGCGCAGCGACACTGAAAGTCCATGTGTCTTGGGCGCTTTCGGCATCGTTGCAACGGCTGTGTGTGGGCCGCCGGGTGTGCCCAGCGCTTGGGTGCATTGGCTGATCTGATCTTCGCCAACGCACCCAAGCCCGGCGTGGCGGTTGCCTAGCCGCGGGTCGAGACGGGAGTGCCAGTGCCGCGGACAGCGCCCGTTCGGGTCGACGCCCGGTCCGCCTCCAGAGCTTTGCGCCCGTAGAGGTAGCCCAGTTGCTTGGCGACGAAGGGAAGGCTGACGATGGGTGCGATCATCCACGGCAGGTTCTCATAGATCAGCACGATCGAGACGTCCCAGAATCCATGGCGTGGGAAGTTGGGAAAGCCGTGGCGCGCCTCGGCGATGAAGTAGATGAAAAACACCGTCAACATGACCGCCATGGTGAAGAAGGTCCACCACAGCGGACGGATGCGTTTGTCGGGGTCGTTGCCGGCTTTCCTCAACTTCGACCACGAGTACAGCAGGATGGCGGCGCCGGTTACGACAGCCAATTCCATCGCCCACAACGCTCCGTCGCTGTTGAGATAGCGCACATCGTTGATGCCGTAGTACCAGATCACCCATCCCCAGCGCTGACCCTGGGTGATGTGCATCTTGCCCATCAGGTCACCGACGAGCCAGATGACCTCCCACCAGAGCTCACTTGCGGCGCCGGCAATGCAAAACCAGAGCATCTGAAACTCATTGGCTTTTTCCAACTTCGTGCGTGCTTCGCCCGGAGTATCGATCCATGACGTGATGAACATGATGAAAACCGGGGTCATAAACAGAAAACAGGCGATCGTGCCGGTCGCGGGCACCATCGGGATCAGCCCCACGCCGACTCCGATGATGCTGCCCACCGCGATAGTTGTCGTAAACGCCGCGCACCATGCGTAAGTCCGGACGCGCCGTTTGGCCCATGGTCGGGCGAAATCGTGTTCAAGGGCGGTTGTCATCACAGCCTCCTGCTGCTGGAGTGAAAAACTTCGTGCGACCCGATAACAGAATCGCCATTCTGGACGCTAGCATCATGATACTGTGGGGCGCAATGGTTGTTCTATTGTGGGGCGGGCGCCGCGCTGAGCAAGGCTGAGTCATGGCGACGAAACCATGAAGGGAGTCCGGCGTTGATGACTTATGGACCGCCGGCGTCAGTCGTGGAGCGGACGCGCAAGTTGTTAGATCCGCAGCGATGTAACGACTTTCGCTTGACCGAGCCGGGCTATATGGATGTTCTTGGTGAGCAGGTACCGCCGGCGCCACGTATCGTGCACCGATTAATGAACAGCGAGTTCTATACCGGCGGCTACGAGCGCGGCCGCGCCGCGCTGCGACGCCTCGTGGGGCTCGTCGCTCCGCAGCGCGCCGACGACCGCACACGAATACTGGCCGGGCTTCAGCTAAGACCGGGCGCCGCGGTGATCGACCTGGGTTGCGGGCCGGGTAATTTCACTGGCCTGTTCGGCAGTGCCGTGGGCGAGAACGGTTTGGCGGTGGGAGTCGACGCGTCACACCACATGTTGCGGCGTGCCACCATCGACAATGCGGGCCCCAACGTGGCGTATCTACGTGCCGACGCCCAGAGACTACCCTTTGCCGACCAAAGCGCCGATGCCATCGCATGCCTTATGGCTCTTTATCTCATCGCGCAACCCTTCAAGGCGCTCGATGAGATTACCCGCGTGCTGCGTCCCAACGGTCGGGTGGTCATCCTCACCAGTCTGGCGCCAGGGGGTACGCGCGGTGATGTGCGCAGCCGGGTGGTGGAAGGTGTTAGCGGCTGTCGGATGTTCGGCCGTGATGAAATCGTTAAAGCTTTGCGTCTGAGAGGTTTCGGCGAAGTTGAGCAACGAACCGGCGGTCTGTCTCAGTTGGTGACCGCTACGCGGCACCTCCTCGGCGGGGGGAAAGACACAAGATGAAGTGACCCCACAGCGCCGCGTTCAGGCCGCGACTCGGTACTGATGCCAGTGACTGCAGTCGCGTTCATTTCTCCCAGCGGTGTGTGCCGCGCGTGGCATGGCGTGGCCGACACCGATGTCCTTGCTGTGCCGCAGGGTCGGCCGGTCGTCGTGATGACGCACGGCGTCGGCGGGACGAGGACACCCCGCTTGGTCCACAGCCAGCACGGCGCCCGATCAGAACTGAGCGCCAAGATCGCGATCTCCTCCACCGCGCCAGTCACGCTGGATGAGAGGTCAGACCCTACGGACCTGAGCTGTGAGTGGCATTCGTCAACACCAATGCTGCTTCGTTGTAAGGGAACAGACGATACAGCCGGGATGGCGGTGTCACGAGGTCAGCGGCCTCGGCCTTACTTACGACCCGCGGGTTGGCCAACGCGATGGCCTTGCCGCGCTTGCGCAGCACTGTCGGCCCGCCGGCCAATACGTTCTTGAGCCAGTCCGTTTCAGGCCCGTAGCCGATGAGAATAGCGAAGCCGTCCCGGGTCTTGAAAACCAAAAGGGGCGTTCTGTAGTGCTTACCGGACTTTCTTCCGACATGCTCGAGGGTCCCTAGGCACGGGAGCCACGGTGTGATTGAGCGAGCCGCCGGATTAGTGACACGACGGTTGAAGTTGGCGACAGCACGAGGGACTCGCATGGAGGTCTTTCCTAACAGCGTGACTCGTGATGGCCCAACTCATGCCGTCGCGGGCACCAAGGCGCTGATGTCCTCGCCTTGAAGGAGTTTCGGCGGACGACATCAGCTGGTGAAGACATGAGTGAATTCCTTTCGGCGAGTGGGTGAATGAACTTGGGGTGTTTCGCCACAGACTCAGTGGTCGTGGATGATCACCCCGCGGATGTTCCGCCCGGCGAGCATGTCGTCGTAGGCCTCATTGATGTCGTCGAGCTTGTATTCGGTGGTGACGGTCTCGTCCAGCAACAGCTTGCCGCTGCGATACAGGCTGATCAGCCGCGGGATGTCGGCCCGCGGGTTGGCCTCGCCGTACAAGCTGCCCAGGAGGCGCTTCTGGAACAGCGTGAACAACGTCAGCGGCAGCGTCGGCGTCACGTCGGACATCGATGCCAAGGCCGTGGCCACCACGGCACCGCCCTTCCGTACCGCATTGAGCGCGTCGTTGATCATCGCGCCTTCGAGCACTCCCGGCGTGAGGATGGCCGAGTCGGCCATGACGCCACGCGTGATCTCGCCGACGAGCTGGGTGGCTTCCTCTAGCGAAGTGGAAAAATGCGTGGCACCGAACTCAAAGGCTTTGTCGCGCTTGCTCGGCTCGATATCGACGACGACGATTTGCTCCGCGCCGGCCAGCCGCGCACCCTGGATGGCGCCGCTGCCGATGCCTCCGCAGCCAACCACAACGACGACATCGCCAGGGCTGACGTTGGCGGTATTGACGGCCGAGCCCCAACCGGTGGTCACGCCGCAGCCGAGAAGGCACGCGCGCGAAAGCGGCACGTCGTCGTCGATCTTGACCACCGAGGCTTCCGACAACACACCCCACTGCGCGAAACTGCCGACGCCGGAAAGGGCTCCGATGCCCCGTCCTCTGGCTCGGCGCCGGAAGGTGCCGTCGGCCTGGACTCCCGCGAGGATCGTCGCGCCGAAATCGCAGAGGTTCTGCCGGCCCGTGGCGCACCAGCGGCAGCGACCGCATGCCGGCAGGAAGGAGGTAACCACGTGGTCTCCCACCGCCATATCGCGGACCCCCGGGCCGACCTCCCGAACGACGCCCGCGCCTTCGTGTCCGCCGATCAACGGAAAACTCACGCCGAACATGTCGCCCGTGCGGATGTGGTGGTCAGAATGGCATAAACCGGTGGCTTCGAACTCGACGAGTAGCTCGCCCTCTTGCGGCGGATCGAGCTCGATCTCTTCGACCGACCACTTCTCGTTCAACCCCCACAGCACGGCTCCCTTGGTCTTCATGGCGACTCCTTCACGACGTGAATGGCCCGTTCGGGGCAATTGGCGATTGCGTTGTGCACCCGGTCTTCCCATTCGGGCGGAATCTTTTCCACGACGACGAACGCGGTCCCTTCGTCGTCGATGTCGAACAGTTCGGGATACGTTGCAAGACAACGGCTGTGGCCCTGACACATGTCCCTGTCGACATGAACTCTCACTGTCCTAGTCCAATCCGGCTGGTTTGGTCCCGATGACTCCGCCTTCTGTCAGCGCCGCTATGGACGCGGCGTCCAGGCCGAGCACGTCGCCGAGGATGACGGCGTTGTGCTGCCCCAGCGTCGGTGCCGTCGACCGGTACCACTTGTCGACGCTGCGGTACTTGAAGGGAATCGCCGGCACGTGATGCGTCCCGGCGATCGGATGGTCGAGGCTTTCGAAGAACCCGCGCGCGGCCAGCTGAGGGTGCATCGATCCGATCCTGGCGTCGGCCAAATCCGCGGCCGGTACCCCGCATCCAACGAGTAGCTCGGCCGCGGTCGAGGAGTCGCGGCTGCCGGCCCATTGCTCGAGGTGTTTGTCGAGCACATCATGTGCCCGGACCCGCCCTTCGTGGGTGTCCAACGATGGGTCGTCAGCCCAATCCGGCTCGCCCAGGGCAGATTTCAGTAGGCGCCACTGTTCATCCGTTGCGACCGAAATCGCCAGCCACCGCTCGGTTCCGGCGCATCGGTAGAGCCCTTGCGGGGCGGCGTCACGGCTGCGATTTCCCAGTCGCGATATCAGGTTGCCGTAGGCGGTGAATTCGACGACCTGCTCGGCGGCCGCGTTGAGCGCCGACTCGACCATGGATACCTCGATGAAGCACCCTCGGCCCGTCTCGTCGCGTTGCCGAAGCCCTGTGAGCATGGCGAACGCGGCGTGCATGCCCGCCAGCGGGTCACACGGACCGCGGGGGATCCGCGGTTGGTCGTACTCGTGGCCGGTCACCCACGCCATTCCCGTCATCTGCTCCATCGTTTGCGCGAAACCCACGTTGTTGCGCCACGGCCCGTCGAGCCCGAACGCTGGCATGCGGACCATGACTATTCGAGGATTCCGCTCGCTGACGGCCTCCCACGTGATCGCGAAGTTATCGAAGACGCGCGGCGAGAAATTCTCGACCAGGATGTCCGACCGCTCGACGAGTTCGAACAGCAGCTCCCGCCCCGCCGATGAGGACAGGTCAAGGGTGAGGCCTTGCTTGTTGGTGTTCGTTGCCAGGTACATGCCCGACCGCTCCCACCACTGCGGTTGATGGGCGAACGCGGCGGCCACCATTCGCGCTCCGTCAGGGCGCTGCGTCGACTCGAGGTGAATGACCTCGGCGCCCAGTGCGGCGAGAACGTGGGTCGAGGAGGGACCCGCCCACCACGCCGTCGCGTCGAGAATTCGTAGGCCCTCCAGCGGCAGGCGCGGTGCCAGGTCGGTGCCGGTGGCAATCCTGTTGTGCGCGAGCACTTTTGTCATTTCGCCGAGCGAGGGAGCAACGTCGGTCGGGGCGGGTCGTCGGCCATCGATCCGGTAGGGCGCCAACGGGTGGGTGAAGCTGCCGTCGGCATACGTGCCCCATACGCCGCGCGCCGCGAACTGAGGGTGGTTCAGCACCGTCTGGCCGTTGTTGACCGGCGAGACGGGGATCCGCAGATCGGAGGCCAACGCTACGATCTCGTCCGTGGAACGTC from the Mycobacterium lentiflavum genome contains:
- a CDS encoding NDMA-dependent alcohol dehydrogenase, with product MKTKGAVLWGLNEKWSVEEIELDPPQEGELLVEFEATGLCHSDHHIRTGDMFGVSFPLIGGHEGAGVVREVGPGVRDMAVGDHVVTSFLPACGRCRWCATGRQNLCDFGATILAGVQADGTFRRRARGRGIGALSGVGSFAQWGVLSEASVVKIDDDVPLSRACLLGCGVTTGWGSAVNTANVSPGDVVVVVGCGGIGSGAIQGARLAGAEQIVVVDIEPSKRDKAFEFGATHFSTSLEEATQLVGEITRGVMADSAILTPGVLEGAMINDALNAVRKGGAVVATALASMSDVTPTLPLTLFTLFQKRLLGSLYGEANPRADIPRLISLYRSGKLLLDETVTTEYKLDDINEAYDDMLAGRNIRGVIIHDH
- a CDS encoding DJ-1/PfpI family protein → MLVAIPLFPRFTALDAVGPYEVLQRIPSIDVTFVGHRRGEVRTENGMLGVACDASFDEIRAPDVVVVPGGIATRKLIYDEPIRDWLQTVHPTTMFTTSVCTGALLLAAAGLLDGLSATTHWRAADLLNELGARYVPDRVVEHLPQRIITAAGVSSGIDMALRLAELLVDREAAQAAQLMIEYDPQPPFDSGSLAKADEATKARAEEYGRARQ
- a CDS encoding nitroreductase family deazaflavin-dependent oxidoreductase, which gives rise to MRVPRAVANFNRRVTNPAARSITPWLPCLGTLEHVGRKSGKHYRTPLLVFKTRDGFAILIGYGPETDWLKNVLAGGPTVLRKRGKAIALANPRVVSKAEAADLVTPPSRLYRLFPYNEAALVLTNATHSSGP
- a CDS encoding single-stranded DNA-binding protein; translated protein: MAGDTIITVVGNLTADPELRFTPSGAAVANFTVASTPRTFDRQSGEWKDGEALFLRCNIWREAAENVAESLTRGSRVIVTGRLKQRSFETREGEKRTVVEVEVDEIGPSLRYATAKVNKASRSGGGGGGFGSGGGSRQSAPAQAGGGAPADDPWGSAPASGSFAGGDEEPPF
- the rplI gene encoding 50S ribosomal protein L9, coding for MKLILTADVDHLGTVGETVEVKDGYGRNFLLPRGLAIVASRGAQKQADDIRRARETKAVRDLGHANEIKTAIEALGPVSLPVKTAADSGKLFGSVTAADVAAAIKKAGGPNLDKRIIRLPKSHIKAVGTHSVAVHLHPEINVDVALNVVADS
- a CDS encoding Emopamil-binding protein, with translation MGSIIGVGVGLIPMVPATGTIACFLFMTPVFIMFITSWIDTPGEARTKLEKANEFQMLWFCIAGAASELWWEVIWLVGDLMGKMHITQGQRWGWVIWYYGINDVRYLNSDGALWAMELAVVTGAAILLYSWSKLRKAGNDPDKRIRPLWWTFFTMAVMLTVFFIYFIAEARHGFPNFPRHGFWDVSIVLIYENLPWMIAPIVSLPFVAKQLGYLYGRKALEADRASTRTGAVRGTGTPVSTRG
- the rpsF gene encoding 30S ribosomal protein S6 → MRPYEIMVILDPTLDERTVAPSLETFLNVVRKDGGSVDKVDIWGKRRLAYEIAKHAEGIYVVVDLKAEPATVSELDRQLSLNESVLRTKVMRTDKH
- a CDS encoding ferredoxin, coding for MRVHVDRDMCQGHSRCLATYPELFDIDDEGTAFVVVEKIPPEWEDRVHNAIANCPERAIHVVKESP
- the rpsR gene encoding 30S ribosomal protein S18 codes for the protein MPKSTKRRPAPEKPIKTRKCVFCSKKGQSIDYKDTTLLRTYISERGKIRARRVTGNCVQHQRDIAIAVKNAREVALLPFTSSAR
- a CDS encoding class I SAM-dependent methyltransferase, translated to MTEPGYMDVLGEQVPPAPRIVHRLMNSEFYTGGYERGRAALRRLVGLVAPQRADDRTRILAGLQLRPGAAVIDLGCGPGNFTGLFGSAVGENGLAVGVDASHHMLRRATIDNAGPNVAYLRADAQRLPFADQSADAIACLMALYLIAQPFKALDEITRVLRPNGRVVILTSLAPGGTRGDVRSRVVEGVSGCRMFGRDEIVKALRLRGFGEVEQRTGGLSQLVTATRHLLGGGKDTR
- the dnaB gene encoding replicative DNA helicase, coding for MAVVDDLAPGMGSPPPSEEFSRQPPQDLAAEQSVLGGMLLSKDAIADVLERVRPGDFYRPAHQNVYDAILDLYGRGEPADAVTVAAELDRRGMLRRIGGAPYLHTLISTVPTAANAGYYADIVAEKALLRRLVEAGTRVVQYGYAGAEGADVAEVVDRAQAEIYDVAERRTSEDFVPLEDLLQPTMDEIDAIASNGGVARGVPTGFTELDEVTNGLHAGQMIIVAARPGVGKSTLGLDFLRSCSIKHRMASVIFSLEMSKSEIVMRLLSAEAKIKLADMRSGRMNDDDWTRLARRMSEISEAPLYIDDSPNLTMMEIRAKARRLKQKADLRLVVVDYLQLMSSGKKVESRQLEVSEFSRHLKLLAKELEVPVVAISQLNRGPEQRTDKKPMLSDLRESGSLEQDADMVILLNRPDAFERDDPRGGEADFILAKHRNGPTKTVTVAHQLHLSRFANMAR
- a CDS encoding TetR/AcrR family transcriptional regulator → MNVPSIHETRRQMYRMQIISAAEYEFARAGFEKTKVANIARTADVSLATLYKHFAGKDEIWDVLNQQRVEEFISAGQQAIADCTSPVQRLFASLHALVTYFAEHPNYLRIHVSEGLSWATGGHNWGRGNQRDAWRTGIDTMVALAHDAVESEGVPPMRPSLLAGLVVSALQVWLTDWVNSEFDRPADDVALELTQYLRRSLELPAAAAPGRRAPKTPPTPGTRPPSK
- a CDS encoding PaaI family thioesterase codes for the protein MTSPAFDFSQYRPEAASPEFVEYIQNLRELQDATQSANPDAAVWRAAATQLRRLTTILTQNRAPETQAPAGRDAALPGFGNPLIPAFTIHTTSAKGVVLQGKFGRFYHGAHDVVLGGALPLLFDWHFALTIDAAGRPISRTAYLHVDYTDYVLTDTPLQVTARIDVIEGRKTFLSAELTRSNDATTLAKATALMIALRTHQR